One Mercenaria mercenaria strain notata chromosome 12, MADL_Memer_1, whole genome shotgun sequence DNA segment encodes these proteins:
- the LOC128547303 gene encoding uncharacterized protein LOC128547303, protein MSRQKNRKITAVETMEIQDTCAYRPKSGGMMSSIPCCGHLHDKLCFKLFVFLAVFLLDAVDLVSDWLLYVDVAGAEEGLVYGPPEDILRYSLLAFSIIGSFTFTFEIVNLWWDVFRNDPWLDADLLSAITVWIEDVPQITINVVIVACREEAISYFQLVKASVIIIGAVIRIIVSLIRYCNKKARHDLQCAKVNPESRRHVVYRVFIMIGLIITLGGAITIFMFTQSERNPDGSLNFKVPHSVIEGEYDDQKYFHNVSIYFSHKLFDWDTTSKVSPENLNLVRLFRINDIRREKVDRTIKVQYDQQTGPTKIIIWERDIHGTMKAKECFQMDKTNQKLTIGPNCASFISPKVNQYVLKFRYIKPSIPRLIFGDIKYNIKVQVSPATCKTPEFAINNDIKDHSDNRKVAALHYYRTKGDSTETNHIVHKSATEGTFYHSADLEDIIDVWKTGFAYCKSSGSLAPHLDNFIDVSCS, encoded by the coding sequence ATGTCAAGACAGAAGAACAGGAAAATAACAGCTGTAGAGACAATGGAGATACAAGATACGTGTGCCTACAGACCAAAGTCTGGTGGAATGATGTCTAGTATACCATGCTGTGGCCATCTCCATGATAAATTGTGTTTCAAACTGTTTGTATTCCTTGCTGTGTTTCTGCTTGATGCTGTGGACCTTGTCAGTGACTGGCTGCTATATGTAGATGTTGCAGGTGCTGAAGAAGGCTTGGTTTACGGACCACCAGAAGACATTCTCCGGTACTCACTTCTTGCTTTCTCTATCATCGGTTCTTTTACATTTACCTTTGAAATAGTAAATCTATGGTGGGATGTTTTTAGAAATGATCCCTGGCTCGATGCTGACCTACTATCAGCCATTACAGTGTGGATAGAAGATGTTCCACAAATCACAATCAACGTTGTTATTGTTGCTTGCCGTGAGGAGGCTATAAGTTACTTTCAGCTGGTTAAGGCCTCCGTGATAATCATTGGTGCTGTCATAAGAATTATTGTATCTCTGATACGATACTGCAACAAAAAGGCTAGACATGACCTTCAGTGTGCAAAGGTTAATCCTGAATCAAGGCGTCATGTTGTTTACAGAGTATTTATCATGATTGGGCTGATAATAACACTAGGTGGTGCTATAACAATTTTCATGTTTACACAGTCAGAGCGAAACCCTGATGGAAGTTTGAATTTTAAAGTCCCACATAGTGTTATCGAGGGTGAATATGATGATCAGAAATACTTCCATAACGTCAGTATCTACTTCAGCCACAAGCTATTTGACTGGGACACAACTTCAAAGGTGTCTCCTGAAAATCTTAATCTTGTCAGATTGTTCAGAATTAATGACATAAGACGAGAAAAGGTTGACAGAACAATTAAAGTACAATATGACCAACAAACAGGGCCAACCAAAATAATTATTTGGGAAAGAGACATACATGGGACTATGAAAGCAAAGGAGTGTTTTCAAATGGATAAAACCAATCAGAAGTTAACCATTGGACCTAActgtgcaagttttatttcaCCAAAAGTTAACCAGTATGTGCTGAAATTTCGCTACATAAAGCCCTCCATTCCAAGACTTATATTTGGTGACataaaatacaatatcaaagTCCAAGTCAGCCCTGCCACATGTAAAACACCAGAATTTGCTATCAATAATGACATAAAAGATCATTCTGACAACAGAAAAGTAGCAGCTCTTCACTACTACCGAACAAAGGGTGATTCTACTGAGACAAACCACATAGTACATAAATCAGCAACAGAAGGAACATTTTACCACTCTGCGGACTTGGAGGACATCATTGATGTTTGGAAAACAGGATTTGCATATTGCAAGAGTAGTGGAAGTCTTGCACCACACCTAGATAACTTCATAGATGTATCATGTAGTTAA